The following are from one region of the Fusarium keratoplasticum isolate Fu6.1 chromosome 4, whole genome shotgun sequence genome:
- a CDS encoding GH16 domain-containing protein: MRTSTLAFGLAALFQGAVNAQYTLSTTYDASNFFTAFDFFNEEDPTHGFVEYVDANTANAEGLAGFVEGAIYMGVDYRTQNPQNGRKSVRVTSQQSFTHGLFLADIAHMPGSIPGVWPAFWMFGPEWPTSGEIDILEGVNTQTQNAITLHTGPGCSITNDGTAQGTTLNKQNCNAGSGSEGCGQSTSDNQNYGDGFNAIGGGVYATEWTSDYIAVWFFHRDRIPSDIQSDCPNPSSWGPPLAKFNGGQGCNIDQHFKDHNLIFDTTFCGDWAGAPEVWNNNPETSALGACEDYVASNPADFQEAYWLVNSIKVFNNGYGNGGGNGDGYHGNSTKRAVIAKPFLA, from the coding sequence ATGCGTACCTCCACTCTCGCCTTTGGCCTCGCGGCCCTCTTCCAGGGCGCTGTCAACGCTCAGTACACCCTCAGCACCACCTACGACGCTTCCAACTTCTTCACTGCCTTTGACTtcttcaacgaggaggaTCCCACCCACGGCTTTGTCGAGTACGTCGATGCCAACACGGCCAACGCAGAGGGCCTCGCCGGCTTCGTCGAGGGCGCCATCTACATGGGCGTCGACTACCGCACCCAGAACCCTCAGAACGGCCGCAAATCTGTCCGCGTCACCTCGCAGCAGTCCTTCACCcacggcctcttcctcgccgacATTGCCCACATGCCCGGCAGCATCCCCGGCGTCTGGCCTGCCTTTTGGATGTTTGGTCCTGAGTGGCCCACCTCGGGCGAGATCGATATCCTCGAAGGTGTAAACACTCAAACCCAGAACGCCATCACCCTTCACACCGGTCCTGGCTgctccatcaccaacgacGGCACCGCCCAGGGCACTACCCTCAACAAGCAGAACTGCAACgccggcagcggcagcgagGGCTGCGGCCAGTCGACTTCCGACAACCAGAACTacggtgatggcttcaatgcTATCGGTGGCGGCGTCTATGCCACCGAGTGGACATCCGACTACATCGCCGTCTGGTTCTTCCACCGCGACCGCATCCCCTCCGACATCCAGTCCGACTGCCCCAACCCCTCATCCTGGGGCCCTCCCCTGGCCAAGTTCAACGGCGGCCAGGGCTGCAACATCGACCAGCACTTCAAGGACCACAACCTCATCTTCGACACCACCTTCTGCGGTGACTGGGCCGGCGCCCCCGAGGTCTGGAACAACAACCCCGAGACATCGGCCCTGGGCGCCTGCGAGGACTACGTCGCTTCCAACCCGGCCGACTTCCAGGAGGCCTACTGGCTCGtcaacagcatcaaggtGTTCAACAACGGATACGGCAACGGTGGCGGCAATGGCGACGGCTACCATGGCAACTCTACCAAGCGCGCAGTCATCGCCAAGCCCTTCCTCGCTTAA
- a CDS encoding 40S ribosomal protein S18, whose translation MSLVSGEKSNFQFILRLLNTNVDGKQKVMYALTKIKGVGRRYSNLVCKKADVDLNKRAGELTSEELERIVTIIQNPTQYKIPTWFLNRQRDIVDGKDSHILANGVDSKLREDLERLKKIRAHRGLRHYWGLRVRGQHTKTTGRRGRTVGVSKKKGG comes from the exons atgtcgcTCGTCTCGGGAGAGAAGTCGAACTTCCAGTTC ATTCTCCgtcttctcaacaccaatgTCGACGGAAAGCAGAAGGTTATGTACGCCttgaccaagatcaagggTGTCGGCCGCCGATACTCCAACTTGGTCTGCAAGAAGGCCGATGTCGATCTGAACAAGCG TGCTGGTGAGCTCACCTCTGAGGAGCTCGAGCGAatcgtcaccatcatccaGAACCCCACCCAGTACAAGATCCCCACGTGGTTCCTGAACCGACAGCGCGATATCGTCGATGGCAAGGACTCCCACATTCTTGCCAACGGTGTCGACTCCAAGCTCCGTGAGGATCTCGAGcgcctcaagaagatccGCGCCCACCGCGGTCTCCGACACTACTGGGGTCTCCGTGTCCGTGGTCAGCACACCAAGACCACTGGTCGCCGTGGCCGGACCGTCGGTgtctccaagaagaagggtggTTAA